One stretch of Rhizobium rhizoryzae DNA includes these proteins:
- the yidD gene encoding membrane protein insertion efficiency factor YidD, with protein MCQHCSGLHDDEDEKPRRRGRNWSGPFRKTPDRLVGMGLIRLYQLTLSGFIGNSCRHIPTCSEFGYEAVARHGLWFGAWMTAYRFARCGPFGSSGLDPVPENRPQHQRWWTPWRYAAASKGEDSAQ; from the coding sequence ATGTGCCAGCACTGTTCTGGTCTGCATGATGACGAGGATGAAAAGCCGCGGAGAAGAGGTCGGAACTGGTCCGGTCCTTTTCGCAAAACGCCGGATCGTCTTGTCGGAATGGGCCTGATCCGCCTCTATCAATTGACGCTCTCCGGCTTCATCGGAAATTCCTGTCGTCACATCCCCACATGTTCTGAGTTCGGCTATGAGGCTGTCGCGCGTCACGGTCTCTGGTTCGGGGCCTGGATGACGGCCTATCGTTTCGCCCGTTGCGGGCCATTTGGTTCGTCCGGGCTGGATCCCGTACCGGAGAACCGGCCTCAACACCAGCGATGGTGGACACCCTGGCGATATGCAGCCGCCTCAAAGGGCGAAGATTCAGCGCAGTAA
- a CDS encoding iron-sulfur cluster assembly scaffold protein: protein MDDIYNSRILELAGNIQRAGTLDDADATSEKHSKLCGSKVRVFLKVRNGIVTDFAHQVRACALGQASSSAMARVVVGASVDEIRQARRDMLAMLKEGGEGPVGRFEEMRVLKPVKDYKARHASTMLTFDAVVDCLDQIEAKAQPQAV, encoded by the coding sequence ATGGACGATATTTACAACAGTCGAATTCTTGAACTGGCAGGCAACATCCAGCGTGCCGGTACGCTCGATGATGCAGATGCGACCAGCGAGAAGCACTCGAAGCTCTGCGGCTCGAAGGTGCGCGTCTTCCTGAAGGTGCGCAATGGGATCGTGACCGACTTTGCACATCAGGTGCGCGCCTGCGCTTTGGGACAGGCGTCTTCATCGGCCATGGCGCGGGTGGTCGTTGGTGCCTCTGTTGACGAAATTCGTCAGGCACGTCGGGACATGCTGGCCATGCTGAAGGAAGGTGGTGAAGGACCCGTCGGTCGTTTTGAGGAAATGCGCGTTCTGAAACCCGTGAAGGACTACAAGGCCCGACATGCCTCGACCATGTTGACCTTCGATGCCGTGGTAGACTGTCTCGATCAGATTGAAGCCAAAGCGCAGCCGCAGGCGGTCTGA
- the folE gene encoding GTP cyclohydrolase I FolE — protein sequence MDSVVKNFPAGQKQPRPTQQEAEDAVRVLLRWAGDDPSREGLIDTPKRVAKSYRELFGGYDQSPEEILGRTFEEVGGYDDMVLVKDIPFYSHCEHHMVPIIGKAHVAYLPKGRVLGLSKIARLVEVFGRRLQTQENMTAQVAQAIQSGLAPRGVAVMIEAEHMCMAMRGIQKQGSTTLTTTFTGEFKEKAQEQARFLSMIRR from the coding sequence ATGGATTCAGTCGTGAAGAATTTCCCTGCGGGGCAGAAGCAACCTCGCCCGACACAGCAAGAGGCCGAGGATGCGGTGCGGGTTCTACTGCGCTGGGCCGGCGACGATCCGTCCCGCGAGGGCCTGATCGACACGCCGAAGCGCGTCGCCAAATCCTATCGTGAACTGTTCGGTGGTTACGACCAGTCACCGGAGGAAATTCTTGGCCGTACCTTCGAGGAGGTCGGCGGCTATGACGACATGGTCCTCGTAAAGGACATTCCGTTCTATTCCCATTGCGAGCACCACATGGTGCCAATTATCGGCAAGGCTCACGTGGCTTACCTGCCGAAGGGGCGTGTTCTGGGGCTCTCGAAGATAGCCCGCCTTGTGGAGGTGTTCGGCCGCCGATTGCAGACCCAGGAGAATATGACCGCACAGGTTGCTCAGGCGATTCAGTCCGGTCTGGCACCGCGCGGCGTTGCGGTGATGATCGAGGCGGAGCACATGTGCATGGCCATGCGCGGCATCCAGAAGCAGGGCTCGACCACGCTTACGACGACATTTACCGGCGAATTCAAGGAAAAGGCTCAGGAACAGGCCCGTTTCCTCAGCATGATCCGTCGCTGA
- the hisI gene encoding phosphoribosyl-AMP cyclohydrolase — MTIQFEPAPSDKTQLEGNGVFTPRFDDHGLVTAIVTDHRDGELLMVAHMNSEALALTIETGIAHYYSRSRAKIWKKGETSGNLQSVVELLTDCDQDAVWLKVQVAGHDASCHTGRRSCFYRAVELVDGEAKVRIVDEHRHFDPDAIYSDKGTD; from the coding sequence ATGACCATCCAGTTTGAACCGGCACCCTCCGACAAAACGCAACTCGAGGGCAACGGTGTTTTCACGCCGCGCTTTGACGACCATGGTCTGGTAACTGCCATCGTGACAGACCATCGCGATGGTGAACTTCTGATGGTTGCCCACATGAACAGCGAGGCGCTGGCTCTCACTATCGAGACCGGAATCGCGCACTATTACAGCCGTTCGCGCGCAAAAATCTGGAAGAAGGGCGAAACATCCGGCAATCTTCAGAGCGTGGTCGAGCTTTTGACCGATTGCGATCAGGATGCCGTGTGGCTGAAGGTGCAAGTGGCCGGACATGATGCCAGCTGCCACACCGGACGTCGCTCATGCTTCTATCGCGCTGTCGAACTTGTGGACGGCGAAGCAAAGGTAAGGATCGTTGATGAGCATCGTCATTTCGATCCGGACGCGATCTATTCGGACAAGGGAACCGATTAG
- a CDS encoding patatin-like phospholipase family protein → MLNWNWNRGEAPTSGADANGGGNKPPHTPEHKPKKPKLALALGGGAARGWAHIGVLRALEEAGIEVGMVAGTSIGALVGGCYLAGKLDELENFARSLTMRRIAGLLDLTIGGGGLLGGMRLTKRMQEHLEDVAIEDLDRPFVAVATELHSGHEVWITSGSLITGLRASYALPGIFEPVKCNNRTLVDGALVNPVPTSVCRAYEQPLVVAINLNYDIFGRSAVVKHNASVQPVHQGQHTKVQEARIGMTGTMVQAFNIIQERISRARLAGDPPDLALHPRLSDIGLSEFHRAGEAIDRGYQEAQSRITELKRMQEIFTLP, encoded by the coding sequence ATGCTGAACTGGAACTGGAATCGCGGTGAGGCTCCGACATCCGGAGCAGATGCAAATGGCGGCGGCAACAAGCCGCCTCATACTCCCGAACACAAACCCAAAAAGCCGAAGCTTGCTCTGGCACTGGGCGGCGGTGCCGCCAGAGGCTGGGCGCATATCGGTGTCCTACGCGCGCTGGAAGAGGCAGGCATCGAGGTCGGCATGGTTGCCGGCACTTCCATCGGTGCGCTGGTGGGCGGTTGCTATCTCGCCGGCAAGCTTGATGAACTCGAAAACTTCGCGCGCTCGCTTACCATGCGGCGCATCGCCGGCCTGCTGGATCTGACCATTGGCGGCGGCGGCTTGCTGGGTGGCATGCGGCTGACGAAACGCATGCAGGAGCATCTCGAAGACGTCGCTATCGAAGACCTTGATCGTCCGTTCGTGGCCGTCGCGACCGAACTTCACAGTGGTCACGAAGTCTGGATTACAAGTGGCTCGCTGATCACCGGCCTTCGCGCATCCTACGCCCTTCCCGGCATTTTCGAGCCGGTGAAATGCAACAACCGCACGCTTGTGGACGGAGCACTGGTCAATCCCGTGCCGACATCTGTTTGCCGGGCCTATGAGCAACCGCTCGTGGTCGCTATCAATCTGAACTATGATATTTTCGGCCGATCCGCCGTCGTCAAACACAATGCGAGTGTCCAGCCTGTTCATCAGGGCCAGCACACAAAGGTTCAGGAAGCGCGAATTGGCATGACCGGCACGATGGTGCAGGCATTCAACATCATTCAGGAGCGAATCTCACGCGCGCGCCTGGCGGGAGACCCGCCCGATCTCGCGCTTCATCCACGCCTCAGCGATATAGGTCTTTCCGAATTTCACCGGGCCGGTGAAGCGATCGACCGCGGCTATCAGGAGGCCCAAAGCCGCATTACCGAACTGAAGCGGATGCAGGAGATATTCACTCTTCCCTGA
- a CDS encoding CBS domain-containing protein, producing MSISVKHMLDRKGRDVVTVSRDATIEEVAKILEQKRIGAIVVTSLEDRIAGIFTERDLVRCVAKEGPAALSNPVSSAMTTSVTRCREETTLNELMEIMSSGRFRHVPVESGGKLAGIISIGDVVKARIQEVEAEAEHIRAYIAS from the coding sequence ATGTCTATCTCCGTGAAGCACATGCTCGATAGAAAAGGCCGGGATGTCGTGACCGTGTCACGCGATGCGACCATTGAGGAGGTCGCAAAGATCCTGGAGCAGAAACGCATCGGCGCAATTGTCGTCACCAGTCTCGAAGACCGGATTGCCGGGATTTTCACGGAGCGTGACCTTGTCCGTTGCGTTGCGAAAGAGGGTCCGGCGGCTCTTTCCAATCCGGTTTCATCGGCAATGACTACGTCTGTGACGCGCTGCCGGGAAGAAACCACCTTGAACGAACTCATGGAAATCATGAGCAGTGGCCGCTTCCGTCACGTACCTGTGGAAAGCGGCGGCAAGCTTGCCGGCATCATTTCCATTGGCGACGTCGTCAAGGCGCGCATTCAGGAAGTTGAGGCCGAGGCCGAGCATATCCGGGCCTATATCGCCAGCTGA
- a CDS encoding rhomboid family intramembrane serine protease, which yields MNEDHRRDSQRREPAINLPGPLLAILGLLIILFVLDAYVLSDEMRAYFLFELAFTPLRYVFPLSGQGLEWLWTPVTYSFLHGSVEHLAFNGLWLAAFGAPVFRRIGFKRFMVFWALSAACSAFFHAALNWGQETILIGASGVISALMGAACRFAFPASGTGMFGRDVHLLPRQGIVGAMRNRTVFIFTILWFLGNVLIALGIPLVGGDDSAIAWDAHIGGFLFGYLLFSAFDPGVAARPDRG from the coding sequence ATGAATGAAGATCATCGCCGCGACTCGCAGCGCCGCGAACCGGCGATCAACCTGCCGGGACCATTGCTCGCAATTCTCGGACTTCTAATTATTCTTTTCGTCCTGGATGCTTACGTGCTGTCCGACGAGATGCGAGCATACTTCCTGTTCGAGCTTGCCTTTACTCCGCTACGGTATGTGTTTCCGCTATCGGGGCAGGGGCTGGAGTGGCTTTGGACTCCGGTCACCTATTCTTTCCTGCACGGAAGCGTCGAGCATCTGGCCTTTAACGGTCTTTGGCTCGCAGCCTTTGGTGCGCCGGTCTTTCGTCGCATCGGCTTCAAGCGGTTCATGGTTTTCTGGGCCTTGTCGGCTGCCTGTTCCGCTTTTTTCCACGCGGCGCTGAACTGGGGGCAGGAGACGATCCTAATCGGCGCATCGGGTGTGATTTCCGCATTGATGGGCGCCGCATGTCGGTTCGCGTTTCCCGCCAGTGGCACCGGCATGTTTGGACGCGATGTTCATCTCCTGCCGCGCCAGGGAATTGTCGGCGCAATGCGCAACAGAACGGTTTTCATTTTTACCATCCTCTGGTTCCTCGGAAACGTGCTGATCGCCCTGGGCATTCCGCTCGTGGGCGGGGATGATTCCGCCATCGCCTGGGACGCGCATATCGGCGGTTTCCTCTTTGGCTACCTGCTGTTTTCGGCCTTCGATCCGGGCGTCGCCGCAAGGCCTGACAGAGGCTGA
- a CDS encoding PAS domain-containing protein: MEHNVQMLSNRSNEVLSYWYSLRRANKAPLRTQLDPTAIRSRLPDLIMLGWQDLDLVFRLAGTRVCELFGEELRDHDFETLWNPRSRDQVVEATLSAFRSETAIHCSVNATQDGRHVRLEMLLLPLRSAEGACDRLLGSIVLGEDAHPSYPIDPGSLVLKTWQPAFPPGTVPATSTEFARDGSSQSFIRRLFHLS, translated from the coding sequence ATGGAACACAACGTGCAGATGTTGAGCAACCGCAGTAACGAAGTGTTGAGCTATTGGTACAGCCTGCGCCGTGCGAACAAAGCGCCACTCCGGACCCAACTTGATCCCACGGCAATCCGCTCCCGCCTGCCCGATCTCATCATGTTGGGCTGGCAGGATCTCGATCTTGTGTTTCGTTTGGCAGGCACGCGGGTCTGCGAACTTTTCGGCGAGGAGCTGCGAGACCACGATTTTGAGACGTTGTGGAACCCGCGGTCCCGTGATCAGGTCGTTGAAGCCACCTTGTCCGCCTTCAGATCAGAGACCGCGATCCACTGCAGCGTGAACGCCACCCAAGACGGACGTCACGTGCGGCTGGAGATGCTTCTGCTTCCCTTGCGTTCAGCGGAGGGAGCATGTGACCGCTTGCTGGGCTCCATCGTATTGGGAGAAGACGCGCATCCCTCCTATCCCATTGATCCAGGCAGTCTCGTGCTCAAAACATGGCAGCCGGCCTTCCCGCCCGGAACCGTGCCGGCCACATCCACGGAATTCGCCAGAGACGGCAGCAGCCAGAGCTTCATCAGGCGGCTTTTCCATCTAAGCTGA
- a CDS encoding PilZ domain-containing protein: MFSFQPAAQTQKPAPPRTFQRVTVNMSGRLMLASREEYPCLASEMSPGDVMLECIGAPRVGERIIAYIDHLGRLEGQALQLTDTGFVMSITATDRKREKLAAQLTWLANRHELGLPEDRRHDRLSPRITRAELRLEDGTSYPCRLVDLSLSGAAVDCDVRPPVGTPVFLNNMRGRIVRHFAEGVAIEFAMVQTRESLRDFL; this comes from the coding sequence ATGTTCTCATTCCAGCCAGCAGCACAAACACAGAAGCCCGCTCCTCCCCGTACCTTCCAAAGAGTGACGGTGAACATGAGCGGTCGTCTTATGCTTGCGTCGCGCGAGGAATATCCCTGCCTTGCCTCTGAAATGTCGCCCGGCGATGTCATGCTGGAATGCATCGGCGCTCCGCGCGTCGGCGAACGGATCATTGCCTACATCGATCATCTTGGCCGGTTGGAAGGCCAGGCATTGCAACTGACAGATACCGGCTTTGTGATGTCGATCACGGCCACGGATCGCAAGCGGGAAAAGCTGGCCGCGCAGCTGACATGGCTGGCAAACCGGCACGAGCTCGGCCTGCCGGAAGACCGACGTCATGACCGCCTCTCACCACGTATCACGCGCGCCGAACTGCGGCTTGAGGATGGTACGAGCTATCCTTGCCGTCTCGTCGACCTCTCGCTGTCCGGTGCCGCGGTGGATTGCGATGTTCGCCCACCCGTGGGCACCCCCGTTTTCCTCAACAATATGCGTGGACGCATCGTTCGCCATTTCGCCGAAGGTGTCGCGATCGAATTTGCGATGGTGCAAACGCGCGAAAGCTTGCGCGACTTCCTCTAG
- a CDS encoding transglutaminase-like cysteine peptidase, with the protein MFHIKKIAAGLAIVAAALSAGNANAASTAQMQVTGKANPPIGHYEFCQTYRSECVPTDGDRGPLVLTEDRWRKILDVNFTVNSTITPMTDQEIYGVEERWAYPRTVGDCEDFVLLKRKLLINQGISPSDLLITVVLQPNGEGHAVLTVRTDRGDFVLDNMRNKVMLWSETEYTYLKRQAVDDPGAWVKLQDGRANAVASVRK; encoded by the coding sequence ATGTTTCACATCAAGAAGATCGCCGCAGGCCTGGCCATCGTCGCAGCAGCCCTCAGTGCAGGCAATGCCAACGCCGCAAGCACTGCACAGATGCAGGTGACCGGCAAAGCCAATCCACCCATCGGCCATTATGAATTTTGCCAGACCTATCGCAGCGAATGTGTTCCGACAGACGGTGACCGTGGTCCGCTGGTTCTGACGGAAGATCGCTGGAGAAAAATTCTCGATGTGAATTTCACCGTCAACTCCACGATCACCCCCATGACCGACCAGGAGATTTACGGCGTCGAGGAACGTTGGGCCTATCCGCGGACAGTCGGTGATTGTGAAGACTTCGTTCTGCTGAAGCGAAAGCTTCTGATCAATCAGGGCATCAGCCCTTCGGATCTCTTGATCACCGTTGTTCTGCAGCCGAATGGCGAAGGCCACGCCGTGCTGACGGTCCGGACCGATCGCGGCGACTTCGTTCTCGACAATATGCGCAACAAGGTCATGCTGTGGTCCGAAACCGAATACACCTATCTCAAGCGTCAGGCCGTCGATGATCCAGGCGCATGGGTGAAATTGCAGGATGGCCGCGCCAACGCGGTGGCCAGCGTCAGAAAATAA